One genomic segment of Kocuria rhizophila DC2201 includes these proteins:
- the rlmN gene encoding 23S rRNA (adenine(2503)-C(2))-methyltransferase RlmN, translating to MTTTPVEITPRPETGQLVFKPARRGKPPLHLADFDMAGRKEFLRAAGYPAFRASQLSKHYFERFEADPAAMTDLPAGQREELVAKAMPPLLKTVRQLRADEGMTVKSVHRLFDNAMVESVLMRYDKRVTMCISSQAGCGMNCPFCATGQSGLTRNLSAAEIVDQVVQGVRALRDGAVGDPEEAPQRVSNIVFMGMGEALANYKATMGAVHRIIDPSPEGLGISARGLTMSTVGLVPGIRKFTLEKLPITLALSLHAPDDELRDELIPINTRWKVDEALDAARDYYDATGRRVSIEYALIRDINDQGWRADLLGEKLNKRGGGWVHVNPIPLNPTPGSKWTASRPGVEQNFVERLRAHGIPTTVRDTRGSDIDGACGQLATEA from the coding sequence ATGACCACGACACCCGTGGAGATCACACCGAGGCCCGAGACCGGCCAGCTGGTGTTCAAGCCCGCCCGCCGGGGCAAGCCGCCGCTGCACCTGGCGGACTTCGACATGGCCGGGCGCAAGGAGTTCCTGCGGGCGGCCGGCTACCCGGCGTTCCGGGCGTCGCAGCTGTCCAAGCACTACTTCGAGCGCTTCGAGGCCGATCCCGCCGCCATGACGGACCTTCCCGCGGGGCAGCGGGAGGAGCTCGTGGCCAAGGCCATGCCGCCGCTGCTCAAGACCGTCCGGCAGCTGCGCGCGGACGAGGGGATGACCGTCAAGTCCGTGCACCGGCTCTTCGACAACGCCATGGTGGAGTCCGTGCTGATGCGCTACGACAAGCGCGTGACCATGTGCATCTCCTCGCAGGCCGGCTGCGGCATGAACTGCCCCTTCTGCGCGACCGGCCAGTCGGGGCTCACCCGCAACCTGTCCGCGGCGGAGATCGTGGACCAGGTGGTGCAGGGCGTGCGCGCACTGCGTGACGGTGCGGTGGGGGACCCGGAGGAGGCGCCGCAGCGGGTGTCCAACATCGTGTTCATGGGCATGGGCGAGGCGCTCGCGAACTACAAGGCCACCATGGGTGCGGTGCACCGGATCATCGACCCGTCGCCCGAGGGCCTGGGCATCTCCGCCCGCGGGCTCACGATGTCCACGGTGGGCCTGGTGCCCGGCATCCGCAAGTTCACCCTCGAGAAGCTGCCCATCACGCTCGCGCTGTCCCTGCACGCCCCCGACGACGAGCTGCGGGACGAGCTGATCCCCATCAACACCCGGTGGAAGGTGGACGAGGCGCTCGACGCCGCCCGCGACTACTACGACGCCACGGGCCGCCGCGTGTCCATCGAGTACGCGCTGATCCGCGACATCAACGACCAGGGCTGGCGCGCGGACCTGCTGGGGGAGAAGCTCAACAAGCGGGGTGGGGGATGGGTGCACGTGAACCCCATCCCGCTCAACCCCACGCCCGGCTCCAAGTGGACCGCCTCGCGGCCCGGGGTGGAGCAGAACTTCGTGGAGCGGCTGCGCGCCCACGGCATCCCCACCACGGTGCGGGACACCCGGGGCTCGGACATCGACGGCGCCTGCGGCCAGCTGGCCACGGAGGCCTGA
- the infA gene encoding translation initiation factor IF-1 encodes MAKKDGVIEIEGTVVEALPNASFRVELTNGHKVLAHISGKMRQHYIRILPEDRVVVELSPYDLSRGRIVYRYK; translated from the coding sequence ATGGCCAAGAAAGACGGAGTCATCGAGATTGAAGGCACTGTGGTCGAGGCACTGCCCAATGCGTCGTTCCGTGTTGAGCTGACCAACGGTCACAAGGTGCTCGCCCACATCTCGGGCAAGATGCGCCAGCACTACATCCGGATCCTCCCCGAGGACCGCGTTGTGGTGGAGCTCAGCCCCTATGACCTCTCCCGAGGCCGGATCGTCTACCGCTACAAGTAG
- the rpmJ gene encoding 50S ribosomal protein L36, producing the protein MKVQPSVKQICDKCKVIRRNGRVMVICENPRHKQRQG; encoded by the coding sequence ATGAAGGTCCAACCGAGCGTCAAGCAGATCTGCGACAAGTGCAAGGTGATCCGCCGCAACGGCCGGGTCATGGTGATCTGCGAGAACCCCCGGCACAAGCAGCGCCAGGGCTGA
- the rpsM gene encoding 30S ribosomal protein S13 — MARLAGVDLPREKRLEVALTYIYGVGRTRALETLEATGISGDVRVKDLTDPQLVELRDYIEGNYKVEGDLRREVAADIRRKVEIGSYQGLRHRRGLPVHGQRTKTNARTRKGPKRTVAGKKK, encoded by the coding sequence ATGGCTCGTCTCGCAGGCGTCGACCTTCCCCGTGAAAAGCGGCTGGAAGTTGCGCTGACCTACATCTACGGCGTGGGCCGTACCCGCGCACTCGAAACCCTGGAAGCCACGGGCATCTCCGGGGACGTGCGCGTCAAGGATCTCACCGATCCGCAGCTCGTGGAGCTGCGCGACTACATCGAAGGCAACTACAAGGTCGAAGGCGATCTTCGCCGTGAGGTGGCCGCCGACATCCGCCGCAAGGTCGAGATCGGCAGCTACCAGGGCCTGCGTCACCGTCGGGGTCTGCCCGTCCACGGCCAGCGCACCAAGACCAACGCCCGCACCCGCAAGGGTCCCAAGCGCACGGTCGCCGGTAAGAAGAAGTAA
- the rpsK gene encoding 30S ribosomal protein S11 yields MAQKTRATAARKPRRKVNKNVTQGQAHIKSTFNNTIVSITDPSGAVLSWASAGGMGFKGSRKSTPFAAQQAAEAAAKGAQEHGMRKVDVFVKGPGSGRETAIRALQATGLEVGSIQDVTPSAHNGCRPPKRRRV; encoded by the coding sequence ATGGCCCAGAAAACTCGCGCGACGGCCGCTCGCAAGCCGCGTCGCAAGGTGAACAAGAATGTGACCCAGGGACAGGCTCACATCAAGTCCACGTTCAACAACACCATCGTGTCCATCACCGACCCCTCGGGTGCGGTCCTGTCGTGGGCCTCGGCCGGCGGCATGGGCTTCAAGGGCTCGCGCAAGTCCACTCCGTTCGCCGCGCAGCAGGCCGCAGAGGCCGCAGCCAAGGGCGCCCAGGAGCACGGAATGCGCAAGGTGGATGTGTTCGTCAAGGGACCGGGCTCGGGGCGCGAGACCGCGATCCGCGCCCTGCAGGCCACCGGGCTGGAGGTCGGCTCCATCCAGGACGTGACCCCGTCCGCGCACAACGGCTGCCGTCCCCCGAAGCGCCGCCGCGTCTGA
- a CDS encoding DNA-directed RNA polymerase subunit alpha, with amino-acid sequence MLIAQRPTLTEEAVAENRSRFVIEPLEPGFGYTLGNSLRRTLLSSIPGASVTSIRIDGVLHEFSTVEGVKEDVTELILNIKKLSLSSEEDEPVTAWLRKQGPGEVTAADISAPAGVEVHNPELHIATLNSKGQLEIELTIERGRGYVSASQNKSGDAEVGRIPVDSIYSPVLKVTFRVEATRVEQRTDFDKLILDVETKEAISPRDAVASAGTTLVELFGLARELNSSAEGIEIGPSPTDAAAAADMALPIEDLELSVRSYNCLKREGIHSVGELVGRSEADLMDIRNFGAKSIDEVKDKLGELGLALKDSPPGYDLAAHAASLEDEDDNNNPFDVDLD; translated from the coding sequence GTGCTCATCGCACAGCGCCCCACCCTCACGGAAGAGGCTGTGGCCGAGAACCGCTCCCGGTTCGTGATCGAACCCCTCGAGCCGGGTTTCGGGTACACCCTCGGTAACTCCCTGCGTCGCACGCTCCTGTCCTCCATCCCCGGGGCCTCCGTGACCAGCATCCGCATCGACGGCGTGCTGCACGAGTTCTCCACCGTGGAGGGCGTCAAGGAGGACGTCACCGAGCTCATCCTGAACATCAAGAAGCTCTCCCTGTCCTCCGAGGAGGACGAGCCCGTCACGGCGTGGCTGCGCAAGCAGGGCCCGGGTGAGGTCACCGCGGCTGACATCTCGGCCCCGGCCGGGGTGGAGGTCCACAACCCCGAGCTGCACATCGCCACGCTGAACTCGAAGGGCCAGCTCGAGATCGAGCTGACCATCGAGCGCGGCCGCGGCTACGTCTCGGCGTCCCAGAACAAGTCCGGTGACGCGGAGGTCGGTCGGATCCCCGTGGACTCGATCTACTCCCCGGTGCTCAAGGTGACCTTCCGCGTGGAGGCCACCCGTGTCGAGCAGCGCACCGACTTCGACAAGCTCATCCTGGACGTGGAGACCAAGGAGGCCATCTCCCCGCGTGACGCGGTGGCCTCTGCCGGCACCACCCTGGTGGAGCTGTTCGGGCTCGCCCGCGAGCTGAACTCCTCCGCCGAGGGCATCGAGATCGGGCCGTCGCCCACGGACGCGGCCGCCGCCGCAGACATGGCGCTGCCCATCGAGGATCTCGAGCTGTCGGTGCGGTCCTACAACTGCCTCAAGCGCGAGGGCATCCACAGCGTGGGTGAGCTCGTGGGCCGTTCCGAGGCGGACCTCATGGACATCCGCAACTTCGGTGCGAAGTCCATCGACGAGGTCAAGGACAAGCTCGGCGAGCTCGGTCTGGCCCTGAAGGATTCCCCTCCGGGCTACGACCTCGCCGCCCACGCGGCGTCCCTCGAGGACGAGGACGACAACAACAACCCGTTCGACGTCGACCTCGACTGA
- the rplQ gene encoding 50S ribosomal protein L17, sunset domain variant, with translation MPTPTKGPRLGAGPTHERMILSNMSQQLFEHKRITTTVTKAKRLRPVAERLITFAKRGDLASRRRVMRQLTDKSVVHELFTSIAPAMDGREGGYTRITKIGNRKGDNAPMAVIELVMEPVASKATVSEAERATAKAAPAPVAPVDTPAGSTTADVQEKEIPADEQAPAVGSEEAAEVAAENQDAEFPGSHAPLESGEAPEGFAVKGNRNSMKYHVPGSRWYSGTTAEIWFDSPANAEAAGFQPAGGAAAQKISE, from the coding sequence ATGCCTACCCCTACCAAGGGACCCCGTCTCGGCGCCGGGCCGACCCACGAGCGCATGATCCTCTCGAACATGTCCCAGCAGCTGTTCGAGCACAAGCGCATCACCACCACCGTGACCAAGGCCAAGCGCCTGCGTCCCGTGGCCGAGCGCCTGATCACCTTCGCCAAGCGCGGTGACCTGGCCTCCCGTCGCCGCGTGATGCGCCAGCTGACCGACAAGTCCGTGGTGCACGAGCTCTTCACGAGCATCGCACCGGCCATGGACGGCCGCGAGGGTGGCTACACCCGCATCACCAAGATCGGCAACCGCAAGGGCGACAACGCCCCCATGGCCGTGATCGAGCTGGTCATGGAGCCGGTCGCCTCCAAGGCCACCGTGTCCGAGGCCGAGCGCGCCACCGCCAAGGCCGCCCCGGCTCCCGTCGCTCCCGTGGACACCCCCGCCGGTTCCACCACCGCGGACGTGCAGGAGAAGGAGATCCCGGCCGACGAGCAGGCTCCCGCCGTGGGCTCCGAGGAGGCCGCCGAGGTCGCCGCGGAGAACCAGGACGCCGAGTTCCCGGGTTCGCACGCACCGCTCGAGTCCGGTGAGGCCCCCGAGGGCTTCGCCGTCAAGGGCAACCGCAACTCCATGAAGTACCACGTGCCCGGTTCGCGCTGGTACTCCGGTACCACCGCCGAGATCTGGTTCGACTCCCCGGCCAACGCCGAGGCCGCCGGCTTCCAGCCGGCCGGTGGAGCCGCCGCCCAGAAGATCTCCGAGTAG
- a CDS encoding tRNA pseudouridine synthase A: MPEQDPCVRLRIDLAYDGAPFRGWARQPGLPSVQEAVEDALCLVFRVRCPTVVAGRTDTGVHARSQTVHVDVPREAWERVTRSRGTGRVAGALPASPDPAHASAPAATTGTVAASDARGPVDPVLARRLNGALNRVLGKDRADRGWEPVVGAVVVQSVAQAPPGFDARFSALSRAYRYRVADARTGHDPLTRTFSWWVDPQLDVAAMDGAVRELLGLHDFLSYCKPRAGATTVRELQRATVDRDEHGMITVALTADAFCHHMVRSVVGALVRVGEGRHGPSWPGERLRARTRDAAIVMAPAHGLVLDAVAYPDDALLAERARVTRARRGGD, translated from the coding sequence ATGCCCGAGCAGGACCCGTGCGTGCGGCTGCGGATCGACCTGGCCTACGACGGCGCGCCGTTCCGCGGCTGGGCCCGCCAGCCCGGGCTGCCCAGCGTCCAGGAGGCCGTGGAGGACGCGCTCTGCCTGGTCTTCCGGGTGCGCTGCCCCACCGTGGTGGCCGGGCGGACCGACACGGGCGTCCACGCCCGGAGCCAGACCGTGCACGTGGACGTGCCCCGCGAGGCATGGGAACGGGTGACGCGGAGCAGGGGAACGGGCCGCGTCGCCGGAGCGCTGCCGGCGTCCCCGGACCCCGCGCACGCTTCCGCCCCGGCAGCCACGACAGGAACGGTTGCGGCGTCCGACGCACGGGGGCCCGTGGACCCGGTGCTGGCCCGGCGGCTCAACGGCGCCCTGAACCGCGTGCTCGGCAAGGACCGCGCCGACCGGGGCTGGGAGCCCGTGGTGGGCGCGGTGGTCGTGCAGAGCGTGGCGCAGGCGCCGCCGGGCTTCGACGCGCGGTTCTCGGCGCTCTCCCGCGCGTACCGGTACCGCGTGGCGGACGCCCGGACGGGCCACGACCCGCTGACCCGCACGTTCTCGTGGTGGGTCGACCCGCAACTGGACGTCGCGGCCATGGACGGCGCGGTCCGCGAGCTGCTGGGGCTGCACGACTTCCTGAGCTACTGCAAGCCACGGGCGGGGGCCACCACCGTGCGCGAGCTGCAGCGCGCCACCGTGGACCGTGACGAGCACGGCATGATCACCGTGGCCCTCACCGCGGACGCCTTCTGCCACCACATGGTCCGTTCCGTGGTGGGGGCCCTGGTGCGCGTGGGGGAGGGCCGCCACGGGCCCTCCTGGCCGGGGGAACGGCTGCGGGCCCGCACGCGGGACGCGGCCATCGTGATGGCCCCGGCGCACGGTCTGGTGCTCGACGCCGTGGCCTATCCCGACGACGCCCTGCTCGCCGAGCGTGCCCGCGTCACCCGCGCGCGGCGCGGCGGCGACTGA
- the rplM gene encoding 50S ribosomal protein L13, giving the protein MRTYTPKPGDVQRQWHVIDATDVVLGRLASQTATLLRGKHKPTFAPHVDTGDFVIIINAEKVALTGSKLQKKRAYRHSGYPGGLKSTSYAELLEKNPTRAVEKAIKGMLPKNKLAAQQLSKLKVYAGAEHPHQAQQPKPYEFTQVAQ; this is encoded by the coding sequence GTGCGTACGTACACTCCGAAGCCCGGTGACGTCCAGCGTCAGTGGCACGTCATCGACGCCACCGACGTCGTCCTGGGTCGTCTTGCCAGCCAGACCGCAACGCTGCTGCGCGGGAAGCACAAGCCGACCTTCGCTCCCCACGTGGACACCGGCGACTTCGTCATCATCATCAACGCGGAGAAGGTGGCCCTCACCGGCTCCAAGCTCCAGAAGAAGCGCGCCTATCGGCACTCCGGCTACCCGGGCGGACTCAAGTCCACCAGCTACGCCGAGCTGCTCGAGAAGAACCCCACGCGTGCCGTGGAGAAGGCCATCAAGGGCATGCTGCCCAAGAACAAGCTGGCCGCCCAGCAGCTGTCCAAGCTCAAGGTCTACGCCGGTGCCGAGCACCCGCACCAGGCCCAGCAGCCCAAGCCCTACGAATTCACGCAGGTCGCCCAGTAA
- the rpsI gene encoding 30S ribosomal protein S9 has translation MAQNTEEQITEDVELTSYTSESTESVAGSAAMSERPALTVPGQAVGRRKQAIARVRLVPGSGKWTVNGRSLEEYFPNKLHQQEVNDPFTLLELQGGYDVIARISGGGPSGQAGALRLGVARALNEIDAEHNRPALKKAGFLTRDARVIERKKAGLKKARKAPQYSKR, from the coding sequence GTGGCTCAGAACACTGAAGAGCAGATCACCGAGGACGTGGAGCTGACCAGCTACACCTCCGAGTCCACCGAGTCCGTGGCCGGCTCCGCCGCCATGTCCGAGCGCCCCGCGCTGACCGTCCCCGGCCAGGCCGTGGGCCGCCGCAAGCAGGCCATCGCCCGCGTGCGCCTGGTTCCCGGTTCCGGCAAGTGGACCGTCAACGGCCGCAGCCTGGAGGAGTACTTCCCCAACAAGCTGCACCAGCAGGAGGTCAACGACCCCTTCACGCTGCTGGAGCTGCAGGGCGGCTACGACGTCATCGCCCGCATCAGCGGCGGCGGCCCCTCCGGCCAGGCCGGTGCGCTGCGCCTTGGCGTGGCCCGTGCCCTCAACGAGATCGACGCCGAGCACAACCGCCCGGCGCTGAAGAAGGCCGGCTTCCTCACCCGTGACGCCCGCGTCATCGAGCGCAAGAAGGCCGGCCTCAAGAAGGCGCGCAAGGCTCCGCAGTACTCCAAGCGCTAA
- the ppk2 gene encoding polyphosphate kinase 2: MSKQPDQQQENAIIAKAEDEAAQHARQDSAVDEALKKEQHRVSVVEDYAAELDEIGELDRKLHKKRGAEDSQAWKIGYPYDEKLSRKDYERTKRALQIELLKLQLWIKETGQKLLIIFEGRDAAGKGGAIKRFTEHLNPRGARVVALEKPTDIEQTQWYFQRYVQHLPSGGEIVLMDRSWYNRAGVERVMGYCTSQQYYEFMRQAPEFERMLVNSDTHLIKFWFSVTRAEQLARFQSRRTDPVRQWKLSPTDVASLDKWDDYTEAKEAMFFYTDTGDAPWTVIKSNDKKRARLEAMRYVLTQFDYPNKDHSLVGSVDSKIVGGATDFTDDNGANPDGFPVVRPGKD, encoded by the coding sequence ATGAGCAAGCAGCCGGACCAGCAGCAGGAGAACGCCATCATCGCGAAGGCCGAGGACGAGGCGGCGCAGCACGCCCGTCAGGACAGCGCGGTGGACGAGGCCCTCAAGAAGGAGCAGCACCGGGTGTCGGTGGTCGAGGACTACGCGGCGGAGCTCGACGAGATCGGCGAGCTGGACAGGAAGCTGCACAAGAAGCGCGGCGCGGAGGACTCGCAGGCCTGGAAGATCGGCTACCCCTACGATGAGAAGCTCTCCCGCAAGGACTACGAGCGCACCAAGCGTGCCCTGCAGATCGAGCTGCTCAAGCTGCAGCTGTGGATCAAGGAGACCGGCCAGAAGCTGCTCATCATCTTCGAGGGTCGTGACGCGGCGGGCAAGGGTGGAGCGATCAAGCGCTTCACGGAGCACCTGAACCCCCGTGGCGCGCGCGTGGTGGCCCTCGAGAAGCCCACCGACATCGAGCAGACGCAGTGGTACTTCCAGCGCTACGTGCAGCACCTGCCCTCGGGCGGCGAGATCGTGCTCATGGACCGCTCGTGGTACAACAGGGCCGGCGTGGAGCGCGTGATGGGCTACTGCACCTCCCAGCAGTACTACGAGTTCATGCGCCAGGCCCCGGAGTTCGAGCGGATGCTGGTGAACTCGGACACCCACCTGATCAAGTTCTGGTTCTCGGTCACGCGTGCCGAGCAGCTGGCGCGCTTCCAGTCGCGCCGCACGGACCCCGTGCGCCAGTGGAAGCTCTCGCCCACGGACGTGGCGTCCCTGGACAAGTGGGACGACTACACCGAGGCCAAGGAGGCGATGTTCTTCTACACGGACACCGGAGACGCGCCCTGGACCGTGATCAAGTCCAACGACAAGAAGCGCGCCCGGCTGGAGGCCATGCGCTACGTGCTCACGCAGTTCGACTACCCCAACAAGGACCACTCCCTGGTGGGTTCGGTGGACTCCAAGATCGTGGGCGGCGCCACGGACTTCACGGACGACAACGGCGCCAACCCGGACGGCTTCCCGGTGGTCCGCCCCGGCAAGGACTGA
- the glmM gene encoding phosphoglucosamine mutase: MSRIFGTDGVRGLANGLLTAELAMELSQAAAIVLGHRHAPEGQRPTAVVARDGRASGEFIGAAVTAGLASSGVDVYDAGVLPTPAAAYLVGDIDADFGVMISASHNPAPDNGIKFLAHGGKKLPDAVEDTIQQVYEAKDFVRPTGAEVGRVTRLSDAEDRYILHLVGAIPHRLDGLSIVLDCANGAASGASPDAFRDAGATVHVIGAEPDGLNINDGVGSTHLGPLKQAVRELGADLGIAHDGDADRCLAVDHTGTEVDGDQIMCILAVAMKEAGRLNQDTLVATVMSNLGLQLALDEAGITLVRASVGDRYVLESMVANGYNLGGEQSGHVIMADYATTGDGLLTGLMLASRVAQTGMPLQELARTMTRMPQVMINVKNVDKAAAKTSEPVLEAVARTEERLGAEGRVLLRPSGTEPVVRVMVEAATHEDARREAEQLVSAVEEHLSLQS, encoded by the coding sequence ATGTCTAGAATCTTTGGAACGGACGGCGTCCGCGGTCTCGCGAACGGCCTCCTCACAGCAGAACTGGCCATGGAGCTGTCGCAGGCCGCGGCGATCGTCCTGGGCCACCGCCACGCACCGGAGGGACAGCGCCCCACGGCCGTGGTGGCGCGGGACGGCCGGGCGAGCGGTGAGTTCATCGGCGCCGCCGTCACCGCGGGTCTCGCGAGCTCCGGCGTGGACGTCTACGACGCCGGCGTGCTCCCCACCCCGGCCGCGGCGTACCTGGTGGGGGACATCGACGCCGACTTCGGCGTGATGATCTCCGCCTCGCACAACCCCGCGCCGGACAACGGGATCAAGTTCCTGGCCCACGGCGGCAAGAAGCTGCCCGACGCCGTGGAGGACACCATCCAGCAGGTCTACGAGGCCAAGGACTTCGTGCGCCCCACGGGCGCCGAGGTGGGCCGTGTGACCCGCCTGTCCGACGCCGAGGACCGCTACATCCTGCACCTGGTGGGCGCCATCCCGCACCGCCTGGACGGACTGTCCATCGTGCTGGACTGCGCCAACGGCGCGGCCTCGGGAGCCTCCCCGGACGCCTTCCGGGACGCGGGCGCCACCGTGCACGTGATCGGTGCGGAGCCCGACGGCCTGAACATCAACGACGGCGTGGGCTCCACGCACCTGGGCCCGCTCAAGCAGGCGGTCCGGGAGCTGGGCGCGGACCTCGGGATCGCGCACGACGGCGACGCCGACCGCTGCCTCGCGGTGGACCACACCGGCACGGAGGTGGACGGGGACCAGATCATGTGCATCCTGGCCGTTGCCATGAAGGAGGCCGGGCGGCTGAACCAGGACACCCTGGTGGCCACGGTGATGAGCAACCTGGGTCTGCAGCTCGCCCTCGACGAGGCCGGGATCACCCTGGTGCGCGCCTCCGTGGGGGACCGCTACGTCCTGGAGTCCATGGTGGCCAACGGCTACAACCTGGGCGGGGAGCAGTCCGGACACGTGATCATGGCGGACTACGCCACCACGGGGGACGGTCTGCTGACCGGGCTGATGCTGGCCTCCCGCGTGGCCCAGACGGGCATGCCCCTGCAGGAGCTCGCCCGCACCATGACGCGGATGCCGCAGGTGATGATCAATGTGAAGAACGTGGACAAGGCCGCGGCCAAGACCAGCGAACCGGTCCTCGAGGCCGTGGCCCGTACCGAGGAGCGGCTCGGGGCGGAGGGGCGTGTGCTGCTGCGCCCGTCCGGTACCGAGCCGGTGGTGCGCGTGATGGTCGAGGCCGCCACGCACGAGGACGCCCGCCGGGAGGCGGAGCAGCTCGTCTCCGCCGTGGAGGAGCACCTCAGCCTGCAGAGCTGA
- the mscL gene encoding large conductance mechanosensitive channel protein MscL, translating to MLSGFKEFIMKGNVMDLAVAVIIGAAFSKIVNALVESVLMPAISAVVGSPNFDTFAVVTLRGNELKFGVLLTAVVNFLLIAAAVYFCIVLPMNKMIERRNRRMGIEPTAEPADPNTVLLTEIRDALAGNPAAPGAEGRHSGPAV from the coding sequence ATGCTTAGTGGTTTCAAGGAATTCATCATGAAGGGCAACGTGATGGATCTCGCGGTTGCCGTCATCATCGGTGCCGCGTTCTCCAAGATCGTCAACGCCCTCGTGGAGAGCGTGCTCATGCCCGCCATCTCCGCCGTCGTCGGGTCCCCCAACTTCGACACCTTCGCCGTGGTCACCCTGCGCGGCAACGAGCTGAAGTTCGGCGTGCTGCTCACCGCGGTCGTCAACTTCCTGCTCATTGCGGCCGCGGTGTACTTCTGCATCGTGCTCCCCATGAACAAGATGATCGAGCGTCGCAACCGCCGCATGGGCATCGAGCCCACCGCGGAGCCCGCCGATCCCAACACGGTGCTGCTCACCGAGATCCGTGACGCCCTCGCCGGCAACCCCGCCGCGCCGGGCGCCGAGGGTCGCCACTCCGGCCCTGCCGTCTGA
- the coaA gene encoding type I pantothenate kinase → MSTQPTTQRVSPFVELDRQTWSRLSHEIDVPLTAQEIENLRGLGDRLDVDEVREVYLPLSRLLTLYDMSSTQLNAATNSFLGEHHARTPFVIGIAGSVAAGKSTTARLLREMLSRWPSTPNVQLVTTDGFLHPNAELRRRGLMDRKGFPESYDRRALLRFVAEIKSGAAEVRAPKYSHVTYDILPDEEVVVTRPDVVIVEGLNVLAPAKLESGNRTALALSDFFDFSIYVDARTADIERWYVERFQALRSSAFADPHSYFHRYANLTDTEARDVATDIWHRINEPNLEQNVRPTRGRARLILSKDHDHKIRRVLLRKN, encoded by the coding sequence ATGAGCACACAGCCCACCACCCAGCGCGTCTCCCCGTTCGTGGAGCTGGATCGTCAGACGTGGTCCAGACTCTCCCACGAGATCGACGTCCCTCTCACCGCGCAGGAGATCGAGAACCTGCGCGGTCTCGGTGACCGCCTGGACGTGGACGAGGTGCGCGAGGTCTACCTCCCGCTGTCCCGGCTGCTGACCCTCTACGACATGTCCTCCACGCAGCTCAACGCCGCGACCAACTCGTTCCTGGGCGAGCACCACGCGCGCACCCCCTTCGTGATCGGGATCGCCGGCTCCGTGGCTGCGGGCAAGTCCACCACCGCCCGCCTGCTGCGGGAGATGCTCTCCCGCTGGCCCTCCACCCCGAACGTCCAGCTGGTCACCACGGACGGCTTCCTCCACCCCAACGCGGAGCTGCGGCGCCGCGGGCTCATGGACCGCAAGGGCTTCCCGGAGTCCTACGACCGCCGCGCCCTGCTGCGCTTCGTGGCCGAGATCAAGTCCGGGGCCGCCGAGGTGCGGGCCCCCAAGTACTCCCACGTGACCTACGACATCCTCCCGGACGAGGAGGTGGTGGTCACCCGCCCGGACGTCGTGATCGTGGAGGGACTCAACGTGCTGGCGCCCGCCAAGCTGGAGAGCGGCAACCGCACGGCCCTGGCCCTGAGCGACTTCTTCGACTTCAGCATCTACGTGGACGCGCGCACCGCGGACATCGAGCGCTGGTACGTGGAACGGTTCCAGGCGCTGCGCTCCTCGGCCTTCGCGGACCCCCACTCCTACTTCCACCGCTACGCCAACCTCACCGACACCGAGGCCCGGGACGTGGCCACCGACATCTGGCACCGGATCAACGAGCCCAACCTGGAGCAGAACGTCCGGCCCACCCGGGGACGGGCCCGCCTGATCCTCTCCAAGGACCACGACCACAAGATCCGCCGGGTGCTGCTGCGCAAGAACTGA